A window of the Oncorhynchus mykiss isolate Arlee chromosome 15, USDA_OmykA_1.1, whole genome shotgun sequence genome harbors these coding sequences:
- the LOC118938832 gene encoding protein mono-ADP-ribosyltransferase PARP11-like isoform X3: MWAQSESSSEVEDMDISDMPVTTDYKTNPWHWFYLDTRGTWHMFENDQMERNSLTSQDIERYYTRNPKGVLQISTSRGINKLDFAEMVLTDIKTRKQTPIKRSNNTHNTGNSGRCSCVSPVPTHWEAVDPKYPYQVFCLKRDTAEYDYVSGCLKDGELDRRIKSICRIQNLDLWEFY; the protein is encoded by the exons ATGTGGGCTCAATCAGAAAGCAGTTCGGAAGTTGAGGACATGGACATCTCAGACATGCCTGTTACGACAGATTACAAAACAAATCCATGGCATTGGTTCTACCTGGACACGAGGGGAACGTGGCACATGTTTGAG AATGATCAAATGGAAAGAAACTCTCTGACCAGTCAGGACATTGAAAGGTATTACACAAGAAATCCAAAAGGAGTGTTACAGATATCCACATCCAGAGGCATCAACAAGCTGGATTTCGCTG AGATGGTTCTGACTGACATCAAAACAAGGAAGCAGACGCCAATCAAACGATCCAACAACACTCACAACACTGGGAATAGTGGAAG ATGCTCTTGTGTTAGTCCAGTGCCCACACACTGGGAAGCGGTGGACCCCAAATACCCCTATCAG GTGTTCTGTCTGAAGAGAGACACAGCTGAATATGATTATGTGTCAGGCTGCTTAAAGGATGGGGAACTAGACAGACGCATCAAATCCATCTGTAGAATACAGAACCTGGACCTCTGGGAGTTTTACT GA
- the LOC118938832 gene encoding protein mono-ADP-ribosyltransferase PARP11-like isoform X1 yields the protein MWAQSESSSEVEDMDISDMPVTTDYKTNPWHWFYLDTRGTWHMFENDQMERNSLTSQDIERYYTRNPKGVLQISTSRGINKLDFAEMVLTDIKTRKQTPIKRSNNTHNTGNSGRCSCVSPVPTHWEAVDPKYPYQVFCLKRDTAEYDYVSGCLKDGELDRRIKSICRIQNLDLWEFYCRKKIQLGRIQGVTEVKEEKLFHGTKVSNVHSICTYNFDNRLAGINGHILGKGTYFAKFASYADTYSPWNTDPVPLFGEAPQGFSSQKTKTMFLCKVIVGKTTLGKTDYLKPDDKSAINFHDSCVDNVIYPRIFVIFDPNQIYPEYLIQYY from the exons ATGTGGGCTCAATCAGAAAGCAGTTCGGAAGTTGAGGACATGGACATCTCAGACATGCCTGTTACGACAGATTACAAAACAAATCCATGGCATTGGTTCTACCTGGACACGAGGGGAACGTGGCACATGTTTGAG AATGATCAAATGGAAAGAAACTCTCTGACCAGTCAGGACATTGAAAGGTATTACACAAGAAATCCAAAAGGAGTGTTACAGATATCCACATCCAGAGGCATCAACAAGCTGGATTTCGCTG AGATGGTTCTGACTGACATCAAAACAAGGAAGCAGACGCCAATCAAACGATCCAACAACACTCACAACACTGGGAATAGTGGAAG ATGCTCTTGTGTTAGTCCAGTGCCCACACACTGGGAAGCGGTGGACCCCAAATACCCCTATCAG GTGTTCTGTCTGAAGAGAGACACAGCTGAATATGATTATGTGTCAGGCTGCTTAAAGGATGGGGAACTAGACAGACGCATCAAATCCATCTGTAGAATACAGAACCTGGACCTCTGGGAGTTTTACTGTAG GAAAAAGATTCAGTTGGGAAGGATTCAAGGTGTTACAGAGGTCAAGGAGGAGAAGCTGTTTCATGGAACAAAAGTCAGCAACGTACACTCTATTTGTACATACAATTTTGACAACAGGTTAGCTGGTATCAACGGCCATATTCTTGGAAAAG GTACCTACTTTGCAAAATTTGCCTCATATGCAGATACGTACAGTCCATGGAACACTGATCCAGTACCTCTGTTTGGTGAGGCACCACAAGGCTTCAGTAGCCAAAAGACCAAAACAATGTTTCTGTGCAAGGTGATAGTTGGGAAAACTACACTGGGAAAGACAGATTACCTCAAGCCTGATGACAAAAGTGCTATCAACTTCCATGACAGTTGTGTGGACAATGTCATATATCCCAGAATTTTTGTCATATTTGATCCCAATCAGATATATCCAGAGTACTTAATTCAGTACTATTGA
- the LOC118938832 gene encoding protein mono-ADP-ribosyltransferase PARP11-like isoform X2, producing MWAQSESSSEVEDMDISDMPVTTDYKTNPWHWFYLDTRGTWHMFENDQMERNSLTSQDIERYYTRNPKGVLQISTSRGINKLDFAEMVLTDIKTRKQTPIKRSNNTHNTGNSGRCSCVSPVPTHWEAVDPKYPYQVFCLKRDTAEYDYVSGCLKDGELDRRIKSICRIQNLDLWEFYCRYLLCKICLICRYVQSMEH from the exons ATGTGGGCTCAATCAGAAAGCAGTTCGGAAGTTGAGGACATGGACATCTCAGACATGCCTGTTACGACAGATTACAAAACAAATCCATGGCATTGGTTCTACCTGGACACGAGGGGAACGTGGCACATGTTTGAG AATGATCAAATGGAAAGAAACTCTCTGACCAGTCAGGACATTGAAAGGTATTACACAAGAAATCCAAAAGGAGTGTTACAGATATCCACATCCAGAGGCATCAACAAGCTGGATTTCGCTG AGATGGTTCTGACTGACATCAAAACAAGGAAGCAGACGCCAATCAAACGATCCAACAACACTCACAACACTGGGAATAGTGGAAG ATGCTCTTGTGTTAGTCCAGTGCCCACACACTGGGAAGCGGTGGACCCCAAATACCCCTATCAG GTGTTCTGTCTGAAGAGAGACACAGCTGAATATGATTATGTGTCAGGCTGCTTAAAGGATGGGGAACTAGACAGACGCATCAAATCCATCTGTAGAATACAGAACCTGGACCTCTGGGAGTTTTACTGTAG GTACCTACTTTGCAAAATTTGCCTCATATGCAGATACGTACAGTCCATGGAACACTGA